A genome region from Littorina saxatilis isolate snail1 linkage group LG16, US_GU_Lsax_2.0, whole genome shotgun sequence includes the following:
- the LOC138949974 gene encoding zonadhesin-like, giving the protein MSKTVPRASSVHCKAHPFTSPSYPVTLPGPVNKPFVRAVTLTSPVSKPFVSAVTLTGPVSKPFVSAVTLTGPVSKPFVSAVTLTGPVSKPFVSAVTLTGPVSKPFVSAVTLTGPVSKPFVSAVTLTGPVSKPFVSAVTLTGPVSKPFVSAVTLTGPVSKPFVSAVTLTGPVSKPFVSAVTLTGPVSKPFVSAVTLTGPVSKPFVSAVTLTGPVSKPFVSAVTLTGPVSKPFVSAVTLTGPVSKPFVSAVTLTGPVSKPFVSAVTLTGPVSKPFQKQVRELLPGHQTIL; this is encoded by the exons ATGTCAAAGACCGTACCACGTGCTAGTTCAGTCCATTGTAAAGCTCATCCTTTCACGTCTCCGTCCTATCCTGTCACACTCCCTGGCCCCGTCAACAAGCCATTTGTCAGGGCTGTCACACTCACAAGCCCCGTCAGCAAGCCATTTGTCAGTGCTGTCACACTCACAGGCCCCGTCAGCAAGCCATTTGTCAGTGCTGTCACACTCACAGGCCCCGTCAGCAAGCCTTTTGTCAGTGCTGTCACACTCACAGGCCCCGTCAGCAAGCCATTTGTCAGTGCTGTCACACTCACAGGCCCCGTCAGCAAGCCATTTGTCAGTGCTGTCACACTCACAGGCCCCGTCAGCAAGCCATTTGTCAGTGCTGTCACACTCACAGGCCCCGTCAGCAAGCCATTTGTCAGTGCTGTCACACTCACAGGCCCCGTCAGCAAGCCATTTGTCAGTGCTGTCACACTCACAGGCCCCGTCAGCAAGCCTTTTGTCAGTGCTGTCACACTCACAGGCCCCGTCAGCAAGCCATTTGTCAGTGCTGTCACACTCACAGGCCCCGTCAGCAAGCCATTTGTCAGTGCTGTCACACTCACAGGCCCCGTCAGCAAGCCATTTGTCAGTGCTGTCACACTCACAGGCCCCGTCAGCAAGCCTTTTGTCAGTGCTGTCACACTCACAGGCCCCGTCAGCAAGCCATTTGTCAGTGCTGTCACACTCACAGGCCCCGTCAGCAAGCCATTTGTCAGTGCTGTCACACTCACTGGCCCCGTCAGCAAGCCATTTGTCAGTGCTGTCACACTCACTGGCCCCGTCAGCAAGCCATTT caAAAACAAGTAAGAGAGCTGTTGCCGGGACACCAAACAATACTGTAG